A stretch of Helicobacter pylori oki112 DNA encodes these proteins:
- a CDS encoding ArdC-like ssDNA-binding domain-containing protein → MNNLNNLSDAQINGMIDYLQNILLERGGLKQEPPQNSNYSHNSEEDKAQKTPNQPDNSESKEALLKAKSGQINYLKTRIIQGLKEKNSPFWDKPEIVANKERGHNALNGEPYYNLNDMLLDMEKNRLGFKSNAWVSLEEAKMLGASKEERDAIFKATQNKEISPVRLMFIKNKELVPLVDNNGELVIDKNTKKPKHKQFPIIENGQKVFKPAYRDIEPQAQFKFVYNVEMFPSINKEKIKPLNLDKLLNYAYKTRLFHQKDYSQEKRDKTNIIYEDLHKDLSLDNRNEALLERMRSYTLLKNEKYNQLANETKQQTQTRSQSQSYQKKNKASSGIER, encoded by the coding sequence ATGAATAATCTTAACAACTTAAGCGATGCACAAATCAATGGCATGATTGATTATTTGCAAAACATCTTATTAGAAAGGGGAGGGCTTAAGCAAGAGCCACCACAAAATTCAAACTATTCACACAATTCAGAAGAAGATAAGGCGCAAAAAACACCCAATCAACCAGATAATTCAGAAAGCAAAGAAGCTTTACTTAAAGCTAAATCCGGTCAAATCAATTATCTTAAAACAAGGATTATTCAAGGTTTGAAAGAAAAAAACTCGCCTTTTTGGGACAAGCCTGAAATAGTGGCTAACAAAGAAAGAGGACATAACGCTTTAAACGGCGAACCTTATTACAATCTTAACGACATGCTTTTAGATATGGAAAAGAACCGCTTGGGGTTTAAAAGTAATGCATGGGTGAGTTTAGAGGAAGCTAAAATGCTTGGAGCGAGCAAAGAAGAAAGAGATGCGATTTTTAAAGCCACTCAAAATAAAGAAATCTCGCCTGTTCGTTTGATGTTTATCAAAAACAAAGAGCTTGTGCCTTTAGTGGATAATAATGGCGAATTAGTGATTGATAAAAACACTAAAAAACCTAAACACAAGCAGTTTCCTATCATTGAAAATGGCCAAAAGGTGTTCAAACCTGCCTACAGAGACATTGAGCCCCAAGCGCAATTCAAGTTTGTTTATAATGTAGAAATGTTTCCAAGCATTAACAAGGAAAAAATCAAGCCTTTAAACTTGGACAAGCTCTTAAACTATGCCTATAAGACTAGGCTCTTCCATCAAAAAGATTATTCGCAAGAAAAAAGAGACAAGACAAACATTATTTACGAAGACTTGCATAAAGATTTGTCTCTAGATAATAGGAATGAAGCTTTATTGGAAAGAATGCGTAGCTACACTCTGCTTAAAAATGAAAAATACAATCAATTAGCAAATGAAACAAAGCAACAAACCCAAACACGCTCTCAATCTCAAAGCTATCAAAAGAAAAATAAAGCTTCTAGCGGTATTGAAAGGTAA
- a CDS encoding helicase — translation MEKKEQIAQMSRIELEQEFRKKFTAEANIKDCKREWSDRVMKNFHTKTLVYLLSLETREEQEEFIDLATNRQFQKNPIEREIDYMNMYLEEMEYQQEQIAMENQVKQAEWKMEQEAKKRGIIPAMREEYHRHRNPHLINKIAPEIWGFLSLENSQDRLDAYAFLIMDRWAHYFPQTMKTKEKGTIMSLIKAVIEQTKMETKALDRMEAQIKRAQGVSDMELLKEAQINQYYHLLKADYIMQDSAHQMDLETLKKTGIKREDFYQI, via the coding sequence ATGGAAAAGAAAGAACAAATCGCGCAGATGAGCCGAATAGAACTAGAGCAGGAATTCCGCAAGAAATTCACCGCAGAAGCGAACATAAAGGATTGCAAGAGGGAGTGGAGCGATCGAGTGATGAAGAACTTTCACACCAAGACTCTAGTTTATTTATTGAGCCTAGAGACACGAGAGGAACAAGAGGAGTTTATCGATCTAGCGACCAACAGGCAGTTTCAGAAAAATCCCATAGAGAGAGAGATAGACTACATGAACATGTATCTAGAGGAGATGGAGTATCAGCAAGAGCAGATAGCAATGGAGAATCAAGTCAAGCAAGCCGAATGGAAAATGGAGCAAGAAGCGAAGAAAAGGGGGATAATCCCAGCGATGAGAGAAGAGTATCACAGACACCGCAATCCTCATCTCATCAACAAAATAGCTCCAGAGATTTGGGGCTTTCTCTCTCTAGAGAACAGCCAGGACAGACTGGACGCTTACGCCTTTTTGATCATGGACAGATGGGCTCATTATTTCCCACAGACCATGAAAACCAAAGAGAAAGGAACGATAATGAGCCTGATAAAAGCAGTGATAGAGCAAACGAAAATGGAGACAAAAGCCCTAGACAGAATGGAAGCGCAAATCAAGAGAGCGCAAGGAGTGAGCGATATGGAATTGCTCAAGGAAGCTCAAATCAATCAGTATTACCACTTGCTCAAAGCCGATTACATCATGCAGGACTCAGCGCACCAAATGGACTTGGAAACCTTGAAGAAAACAGGGATCAAAAGAGAAGACTTTTATCAAATTTAG
- a CDS encoding type II toxin-antitoxin system HicA family toxin, whose amino-acid sequence MPELPRLTAKEAEKLLLQNGFVFSRQKGSHRIYVKDKIRQVLPFHSGEILHPKIVKEIMENILK is encoded by the coding sequence TTGCCTGAATTGCCACGACTCACAGCTAAAGAAGCAGAGAAGCTATTATTGCAGAATGGATTTGTTTTCTCTAGGCAAAAAGGCAGCCATAGAATTTATGTGAAAGATAAAATCAGGCAGGTTTTGCCTTTTCATTCTGGCGAAATCTTGCACCCTAAAATAGTGAAAGAAATCATGGAAAATATCCTTAAATGA
- a CDS encoding type II toxin-antitoxin system HicB family antitoxin, translated as MLINAVIEKDENGYFAFVPFLKGCVSQGKSYEEALRNIKEAIELYLGDLEADELAFLSKKNSVIAPIEIAFA; from the coding sequence ATGCTTATAAACGCTGTCATAGAAAAAGATGAGAATGGGTATTTTGCTTTTGTCCCCTTTCTAAAAGGCTGTGTATCACAAGGGAAAAGTTATGAAGAAGCCCTAAGAAACATTAAAGAAGCCATAGAGCTTTATTTGGGAGATTTAGAAGCCGATGAGTTAGCTTTTCTTTCTAAGAAAAATTCTGTAATAGCACCCATTGAGATAGCTTTTGCCTGA
- a CDS encoding type IV secretion system protein codes for MVAPLLALPFLSNPLVLGALAVIGTGAYLLYNKQDSLVIQADGLYSEILGFFISFSNKILKGIGEPLANVIQPFGMVLGVLLILLYSFKRYQNNDLFEIKTFLMLFVFVGYLSLYHYAFKSDGSSSGNGRSSFAFQNHVTEIFDTPANLLNAGISNVVKEYQTNSAREHKNIDTHHSITNANISFHVRQILTSLNKLYEDFKINNGLSLKTLIAVVLLLVILGSELFLLFKVFCYVFMTYLEKIIYLSLVIFMLPLGFFQQTRGFLVSYVKKIISLTFYMPLLLLLMLFNSFALQYAIKVGGSNEIVAKFGIIVAIGISLTFIQKVSEMINAIFGTQGGLTDAKSFIYQGVQMASTGAGAIAGSLKSVGRSAFGRTLEAYKDAKSTINSTTANMRDMPGHPGVRVGVETIELPKSHRASK; via the coding sequence ATGGTCGCTCCACTACTTGCTCTGCCCTTTCTTTCTAATCCTTTAGTGCTTGGTGCTTTAGCTGTCATAGGAACGGGTGCTTACTTACTTTACAATAAGCAAGATTCTTTAGTTATACAAGCAGATGGGCTTTACAGCGAGATTCTTGGGTTTTTTATTTCGTTTTCTAACAAGATCTTAAAGGGAATTGGCGAGCCTTTAGCCAATGTTATCCAACCTTTTGGTATGGTCTTAGGAGTGCTTTTAATCCTTTTGTATTCCTTTAAACGCTATCAAAACAATGATTTATTTGAAATCAAAACCTTTTTAATGCTTTTTGTATTTGTTGGATATCTTTCTTTGTATCATTACGCTTTTAAATCTGATGGTTCTAGTAGCGGTAATGGTCGCTCTAGTTTTGCCTTTCAAAATCATGTAACAGAAATTTTTGACACGCCTGCTAACTTGCTAAATGCTGGGATTTCTAATGTGGTTAAGGAATATCAAACAAATAGTGCAAGAGAACACAAGAATATAGACACGCACCACAGCATCACTAACGCTAATATTTCATTCCATGTCAGACAAATTTTGACGAGTTTGAATAAATTATATGAAGACTTCAAAATTAATAATGGACTATCGCTAAAAACCCTTATTGCAGTTGTTTTGTTATTAGTTATTTTAGGATCAGAATTATTTTTGTTATTCAAAGTTTTCTGTTATGTTTTTATGACTTATTTAGAAAAAATTATTTACTTGTCTTTAGTTATTTTTATGTTACCGCTAGGTTTTTTTCAGCAGACTAGAGGTTTTTTAGTGTCTTATGTGAAAAAGATTATTTCATTGACTTTTTACATGCCTTTGTTGTTGCTATTAATGTTATTCAACTCTTTTGCATTACAATACGCAATCAAAGTGGGAGGGAGCAATGAAATAGTGGCTAAATTTGGCATTATTGTAGCAATAGGAATTTCACTGACTTTCATTCAAAAAGTCTCCGAAATGATTAACGCTATTTTTGGCACACAAGGTGGTCTAACGGATGCTAAAAGCTTCATATATCAAGGTGTGCAAATGGCTAGCACTGGAGCTGGAGCCATAGCTGGAAGTCTTAAGAGTGTGGGCCGTTCAGCATTTGGTAGAACGCTAGAAGCTTATAAAGACGCAAAATCTACGATAAACAGCACTACGGCTAACATGAGAGACATGCCAGGACATCCTGGTGTTAGAGTGGGTGTGGAGACAATTGAACTTCCCAAGTCTCATAGAGCTAGCAAATGA
- a CDS encoding SNF2-related protein, producing the protein MTDYQLGNLKEDIKVEHLSGAYEVFARNNELNELYGIRHKDKVHSYKVPFESLLNKVLNNKDLSVKYAQVDPNDPKKEIFITDEEQSNLARQKAEELKEAFKDWIYKDYARRTHLEQIYNDTFNNSVLKTYDGSQLELEGFNHHISLRPHQKNAIFRTIQDRAVCLDHQVGAGKTLCAIASCMEQKRMGLVNKTLIAVPNHLTKQWGDEFYKAYPNANVLVVDSKDITEKERELLFNQIANNNYDAVIIAHTHLELLSNPRGIIEELKEEELVNAEKNFERQELAYKNNPRETKKPNERAFKNKLDKIRAKYDAILEKQGSHIDISQMGIDNLIVDEAHLFKNLAFETSMEKIAGLGNQQGSNRARDLFIKTRYLHQNNKKIMFLTGTPIANSLSEMYHLQRYLTPDVLKERGLEFFDDWAKTYGEVVNDFELDTSAQSYKMVNRFSKFSDVQGLSTMYRAFADIVSNDDILKHNPHFVPKVYGDKPINVVVKRSEEVAQFIGVALENGKYNEGSIIDRMQKCEGKKNKKGQDNILSCTTDARKVALDYRLIDPNAKVEKEFSKSYAMAENIYH; encoded by the coding sequence ATGACAGATTACCAACTAGGCAATCTCAAAGAAGACATCAAAGTAGAACACCTAAGCGGTGCTTATGAAGTTTTTGCTAGAAACAATGAATTAAACGAGCTTTATGGCATCAGGCATAAAGACAAAGTGCATTCTTATAAAGTGCCTTTTGAAAGCCTTTTAAATAAAGTCTTAAACAACAAGGATTTGAGCGTTAAATACGCCCAAGTTGATCCTAATGACCCTAAAAAAGAAATCTTTATCACTGATGAAGAGCAAAGCAATCTTGCTAGACAAAAAGCAGAAGAATTGAAAGAAGCTTTTAAAGACTGGATTTACAAGGATTATGCAAGAAGAACCCATTTAGAGCAAATCTATAATGACACTTTCAACAACTCTGTTTTAAAAACCTATGATGGCTCGCAATTAGAACTAGAGGGCTTTAACCACCATATCAGCTTGCGACCCCACCAAAAGAACGCTATTTTTAGAACCATCCAAGATAGGGCGGTGTGTTTAGACCATCAGGTTGGAGCAGGCAAGACTTTGTGTGCTATAGCCAGTTGCATGGAACAAAAACGCATGGGATTAGTGAATAAAACGCTCATTGCCGTGCCTAACCATTTGACCAAGCAATGGGGCGATGAATTTTATAAGGCTTACCCTAACGCTAATGTGTTAGTTGTTGATAGCAAGGATATCACTGAAAAAGAAAGAGAACTTTTATTCAATCAAATCGCTAACAACAATTATGACGCTGTGATTATCGCGCACACCCATTTGGAATTATTGTCTAACCCTAGAGGAATCATAGAAGAATTGAAAGAAGAAGAGCTGGTGAATGCCGAAAAAAACTTTGAAAGGCAAGAACTGGCTTATAAAAATAACCCTAGAGAAACTAAAAAACCCAATGAAAGAGCCTTTAAAAACAAGTTGGATAAAATCCGCGCTAAATACGATGCGATTTTAGAAAAACAAGGCTCTCATATTGATATTAGCCAAATGGGGATTGACAATTTGATTGTGGATGAAGCCCACTTATTCAAAAATCTAGCCTTTGAAACTTCTATGGAAAAAATTGCAGGGCTTGGTAACCAACAAGGCTCTAATCGCGCCAGAGATTTATTCATTAAAACGCGCTACTTGCATCAAAACAATAAGAAAATCATGTTTTTAACCGGCACGCCTATAGCTAATTCTTTAAGTGAAATGTATCACTTACAACGCTATTTAACCCCTGATGTGTTAAAAGAAAGAGGGCTAGAATTCTTTGATGATTGGGCTAAGACTTATGGGGAAGTGGTGAATGATTTTGAATTAGACACTTCCGCTCAAAGTTATAAAATGGTTAATCGCTTTTCTAAATTTAGCGATGTGCAAGGCTTAAGCACTATGTATAGAGCTTTTGCGGATATTGTCTCTAATGATGATATTTTAAAGCATAACCCCCACTTTGTGCCTAAAGTGTATGGGGATAAACCTATCAATGTGGTGGTGAAAAGAAGCGAAGAAGTGGCTCAATTTATTGGCGTGGCTTTAGAAAATGGCAAATATAATGAAGGCTCTATCATTGATAGGATGCAAAAATGCGAGGGCAAGAAAAATAAAAAAGGGCAAGACAATATCCTTTCTTGCACCACAGACGCTAGAAAAGTGGCTTTGGATTACCGCTTGATTGACCCTAACGCTAAAGTAGAAAAAGAATTTTCTAAAAGCTATGCTATGGCAGAAAATATCTATCATTAA
- the ftsA gene encoding cell division protein FtsA, protein MQGEIMEHKEIVIGVDIGSRKICAIVAEFKEGILRIIGTAHQDSKEINSKAIKRGRINSLAHASNAIKEVINSAKKMAGLNADEDRNNPISSFRESYYPKTKAIVSFSGAYTESIRDVTGVASTKDNVVTIDEINRAINNACAKAGLDNDKHILHALPYRFTLDKQEVNDPLGMSGTRLEVFIHIVYTEKNNIENLEKTMIQSGVEIENIVINSYAASIATLSNDERELGVACVDIGGETCNLTIYSGNSIRYNKYLPIGSHHLSTDLSSMLNTPFPYAEEVKIKYGDLSFESGEETPSQSVQIPTTGSDGNESHVVPLSKIQNIMRDRALETFQIIHRSIQDSGLEEHLGGGVVLTGGMALMKGIKELAKAHFTNYPVRLAAPMEKYNIMGMFEDLKDPRFSVVVGLILYKAGGHTNYERDSKGIIRYHEIDDYTRTAHQSSPTPHIHSSPTERNLSDLKAPSAPLNTAKNDDFLPVKPTEQKGFFKSFLDKISKIF, encoded by the coding sequence ATGCAAGGGGAAATCATGGAACATAAAGAAATCGTTATAGGGGTTGATATAGGCTCTAGAAAGATTTGCGCGATAGTGGCTGAATTTAAAGAAGGGATTTTGCGCATCATTGGCACAGCCCATCAAGACTCCAAAGAAATCAATTCAAAAGCCATTAAAAGAGGGCGTATCAATAGCCTTGCTCACGCTTCTAACGCCATTAAAGAAGTGATTAATAGCGCTAAAAAAATGGCAGGTTTGAACGCTGATGAAGACCGAAATAACCCCATTTCCTCCTTTAGGGAATCGTATTACCCTAAAACCAAAGCGATTGTTTCTTTTTCGGGGGCTTATACGGAAAGCATTAGAGATGTTACCGGTGTAGCGAGCACCAAAGATAATGTGGTAACCATTGATGAAATCAATCGCGCTATCAATAACGCATGCGCTAAAGCAGGCTTGGATAACGACAAGCATATTTTGCATGCCCTCCCCTATCGCTTCACTTTAGACAAACAAGAAGTGAATGACCCTTTAGGAATGAGCGGCACTCGCCTAGAAGTCTTTATCCACATTGTCTATACAGAAAAAAACAACATTGAAAATTTAGAAAAAACCATGATCCAATCTGGGGTGGAGATTGAAAACATCGTGATCAATTCTTATGCAGCCTCCATTGCTACCTTGTCTAATGATGAAAGGGAATTGGGCGTGGCTTGCGTGGATATAGGCGGAGAAACATGCAACCTTACGATTTATAGCGGCAATTCCATACGCTATAACAAATACTTACCCATAGGCTCTCACCATTTAAGCACGGATTTATCGTCCATGCTCAACACCCCATTCCCTTACGCTGAAGAAGTTAAGATCAAATATGGGGATCTTTCTTTTGAAAGTGGCGAAGAAACGCCCTCTCAAAGTGTCCAAATCCCTACCACCGGATCGGATGGCAATGAAAGCCATGTAGTGCCTCTTAGCAAAATCCAAAATATCATGAGAGATAGGGCTTTGGAAACTTTTCAAATCATCCACAGGAGCATTCAAGATAGCGGTTTAGAAGAGCATTTGGGTGGGGGCGTTGTTTTAACCGGCGGGATGGCTTTAATGAAAGGGATCAAAGAGCTGGCTAAAGCCCATTTCACTAATTACCCCGTGCGTTTGGCCGCTCCTATGGAAAAATACAATATCATGGGCATGTTTGAAGACTTGAAAGACCCTCGCTTTTCAGTCGTGGTCGGCTTGATTTTATACAAAGCAGGGGGGCATACCAATTATGAAAGAGACTCTAAAGGGATTATCCGCTACCATGAAATTGATGATTACACAAGAACAGCCCACCAATCAAGCCCCACCCCCCATATCCATTCATCGCCTACAGAAAGGAATTTGAGCGATTTAAAAGCCCCTAGCGCTCCTTTAAACACCGCTAAAAACGATGATTTTTTACCCGTAAAACCCACCGAGCAAAAAGGTTTTTTTAAAAGTTTCCTTGATAAGATTTCTAAAATCTTTTAA
- a CDS encoding tyrosine-type recombinase/integrase, which produces MSGCKMSRVSRELFNNIKSFLHHKLKTMIRIQSVNDLQLVLKWQDRVLECQSLIALKELNRKLYNQGIRHTIMMQGLFLFFEYFDNRIKLKSLHNLAEEQVIDFLFGLAKNRKPSSMAKYVMVLRQFFDHLDKKRNYSFDFELKNLSFAKKETHLPKHLNKNDFKAFIQALLKYHPKTSFEKRNQCILLLIVLGGLRKFEALDLELKNIALENNHYRLLIKGKNNKERYAYIEKEFLQVPLNAWLSDTKRLKSFKGRFVFKKAKNNTTQKTCSLKGFIAKIFKLSNIDVKSYGLGLHLFRHSFATFIYDETQDLVLTSRALGHSSLLSTKIYIHTTQEHNKKVVLVLGGLLRNEKSE; this is translated from the coding sequence ATGAGTGGTTGCAAAATGAGTAGGGTTAGTAGGGAATTGTTTAATAATATTAAGTCATTTTTACACCATAAGCTTAAAACAATGATACGCATTCAAAGCGTGAATGATTTACAATTGGTCTTAAAATGGCAGGATAGAGTTTTAGAGTGCCAAAGTCTTATCGCATTGAAAGAACTCAATCGCAAGCTTTATAATCAAGGCATTAGGCATACGATTATGATGCAAGGCTTGTTTTTGTTCTTTGAATATTTTGATAATAGGATTAAGCTCAAATCCTTGCACAATCTAGCAGAAGAACAGGTTATAGACTTCTTATTTGGATTAGCCAAAAACAGGAAGCCAAGCTCTATGGCTAAATATGTGATGGTTTTAAGACAATTCTTTGATCATTTAGACAAGAAAAGAAACTATAGCTTTGATTTTGAACTTAAAAATCTATCGTTTGCCAAGAAAGAGACGCATTTGCCTAAACATTTGAATAAAAATGATTTTAAGGCTTTTATCCAAGCTCTTCTAAAATACCATCCCAAAACCAGTTTTGAAAAACGCAATCAGTGTATTTTACTGCTTATCGTATTAGGGGGATTAAGGAAGTTTGAAGCCTTAGATTTGGAGCTAAAAAACATTGCTTTAGAAAATAACCACTACCGCCTTTTAATCAAAGGCAAAAACAACAAAGAGAGATACGCTTATATTGAAAAAGAGTTTTTGCAAGTTCCTTTGAATGCGTGGCTAAGCGATACTAAACGATTAAAGAGTTTTAAGGGGCGTTTTGTGTTTAAGAAAGCAAAAAATAACACCACACAAAAAACTTGCTCTTTAAAGGGCTTTATCGCTAAAATTTTTAAGCTCTCTAATATTGATGTAAAATCTTATGGATTAGGTTTGCATCTTTTTAGGCATAGTTTTGCCACTTTTATTTATGATGAAACACAGGATTTGGTTTTAACTTCAAGAGCGTTAGGGCATAGTTCTTTGCTTTCTACTAAAATCTATATCCATACCACTCAAGAACACAATAAAAAAGTGGTTCTTGTGTTAGGGGGGTTATTAAGAAATGAAAAAAGCGAGTAG
- the mscS gene encoding small-conductance mechanosensitive channel MscS, protein MDEIKTLLVDFFPQAKHFGIILIKAIVVFCIGFYFSSFLRNKTMKLLSKKDEILANFVAQVTFILILIITTIIALSTLGVQTTSIITVLGTVGIAVALALKDYLSSIAGGIILIILHPFKKGDIIEISGLEGKVEALNFFNTSLRLHDGRLAVLPNRSVANSNIINSNNTACRRIEWVCGVGYGSDIELVHKTIKDVIDAMEKIDKNMPTFIGITDFGQSSLNFTIRVWAKIEDGIFNVRSELIERIKNALDANHIEIPFNKLDIAIKNQDSSK, encoded by the coding sequence ATGGATGAAATTAAAACGCTGTTAGTGGATTTTTTTCCGCAGGCAAAGCATTTTGGGATAATCTTAATCAAGGCTATTGTTGTCTTTTGTATAGGTTTTTATTTTTCGTCTTTCTTACGGAACAAAACCATGAAACTTTTATCCAAAAAGGATGAGATTTTAGCGAATTTTGTCGCGCAGGTTACTTTTATCTTAATCCTTATCATCACCACAATCATTGCACTCAGCACGCTAGGCGTCCAAACCACCTCTATTATCACTGTTTTAGGAACGGTGGGGATTGCGGTGGCGTTGGCTTTAAAAGATTACCTTTCAAGCATTGCTGGAGGGATAATCCTTATTATCTTGCACCCTTTCAAAAAAGGAGACATCATTGAAATCTCTGGCCTAGAGGGCAAAGTAGAAGCGCTTAATTTTTTTAACACTTCTTTACGCTTGCATGACGGGCGTTTGGCGGTTTTACCCAATAGAAGTGTCGCCAATTCTAATATTATTAATAGCAATAATACGGCGTGTCGGCGCATTGAATGGGTTTGTGGAGTAGGGTATGGGAGTGATATTGAACTGGTGCATAAGACTATAAAAGATGTTATTGACGCAATGGAAAAAATTGATAAAAACATGCCCACTTTTATTGGGATCACGGATTTTGGACAAAGTTCATTGAATTTCACCATTAGGGTTTGGGCAAAGATTGAAGATGGGATCTTTAATGTGAGGAGCGAACTCATTGAACGCATCAAAAACGCCCTAGACGCTAACCACATTGAAATCCCTTTCAACAAGCTAGATATTGCCATTAAAAATCAAGACTCTTCTAAGTGA
- the ftsZ gene encoding cell division protein FtsZ, which produces MVHQSEMENYNIGQASIEEVSNPAYKGAKIVVIGVGGGGSNMIKHLVEYGVHQDVTPIAVNTDGQHLKNNPAPVKILLGKESTGGLGAGGIPDIGRKAAEESANEVREAIKDAKLVIISTGLGGGTGTGATPTIVKIAKEVGALTIAVVTKPFKYEGNQKKKRAEEGLKELEQSSDSILVIPNDKILLTMKKNASTTECYKEVDDVLVRAVSGISTIITKPGNINVDFADLKSALGFKGFALMGIGEATGEDSAKAAVENAIQSPLLDDASIEGAKSIIVFFEHHPDYPMMAYSNACDFIQDQAHQDVDVKFGQHTSENIPIDHVRVTIIATGAERNSTGANLESIATPSQPVVKQTRKVGNGEYLKIPTEEELSIPTTMRIQQD; this is translated from the coding sequence ATGGTTCATCAATCAGAGATGGAAAATTATAATATTGGTCAAGCAAGCATTGAAGAAGTAAGCAATCCAGCTTATAAAGGGGCTAAGATTGTCGTCATCGGTGTTGGAGGTGGGGGGTCTAACATGATTAAACACCTGGTTGAATACGGCGTGCATCAAGATGTTACCCCCATTGCTGTTAATACTGATGGCCAGCATCTCAAAAACAATCCCGCTCCGGTTAAAATCCTTTTAGGCAAAGAATCCACTGGAGGTTTGGGCGCTGGAGGAATTCCTGATATTGGTAGAAAAGCCGCTGAAGAAAGTGCTAATGAAGTGAGAGAAGCGATTAAGGACGCTAAATTAGTCATTATCTCTACAGGGCTTGGAGGAGGGACTGGGACTGGAGCCACCCCTACTATCGTTAAAATCGCAAAAGAAGTGGGAGCGCTCACGATTGCTGTCGTTACCAAGCCTTTCAAATACGAAGGGAATCAAAAAAAGAAGAGGGCTGAAGAGGGGTTGAAAGAATTGGAGCAATCTAGCGATTCTATTTTGGTTATCCCTAATGACAAAATCCTTCTCACCATGAAAAAAAACGCTAGCACCACGGAATGTTATAAGGAAGTTGATGATGTCTTGGTTAGGGCGGTGAGCGGCATTTCTACCATCATCACTAAACCCGGTAATATCAATGTTGATTTTGCCGATTTAAAGAGTGCTCTTGGTTTTAAAGGCTTTGCGTTAATGGGTATTGGTGAAGCCACTGGCGAAGATTCTGCTAAAGCAGCGGTGGAAAATGCGATCCAATCGCCTCTTCTTGATGACGCTTCTATTGAAGGGGCTAAGAGCATTATTGTCTTTTTTGAGCACCACCCTGATTATCCTATGATGGCTTATTCCAACGCATGCGATTTTATTCAAGATCAAGCCCATCAAGATGTTGATGTTAAGTTTGGCCAACACACGAGCGAGAATATCCCCATTGATCATGTGCGCGTTACCATCATTGCAACCGGTGCTGAAAGAAACAGCACTGGAGCAAATTTGGAATCGATCGCTACGCCCTCTCAGCCTGTGGTGAAACAAACAAGAAAAGTGGGTAATGGCGAGTATTTAAAGATCCCTACTGAAGAAGAGCTATCCATACCCACAACCATGAGGATCCAGCAAGATTAA
- a CDS encoding IS607 family transposase: MKSKEVLKILKISRVTLWKYVKSGKIRVKQEPNGYYIYIYNDSDVYSLAGIEDGRLNVVYARVSTQKQKQDLHNQIENCISFINAKGISVDSIYSDIKSGMSLDRKGFMELLNAVMAFKIKAVYISYKDRLARLSYELVEKLFSDYGTKIVIINQCESISLEQELFEDIMQTIHSFSMKMYSKCRIAKKLLLESKVNPALLKSLNGETDDLD; encoded by the coding sequence ATGAAATCTAAAGAAGTCTTAAAGATCTTAAAAATATCCCGTGTTACTCTTTGGAAGTATGTTAAAAGTGGAAAGATACGAGTTAAACAAGAACCCAATGGTTACTATATATACATATACAACGATTCTGATGTCTATTCTTTAGCAGGAATTGAAGATGGTAGGCTGAATGTAGTTTATGCTAGGGTAAGCACTCAAAAGCAGAAACAAGACTTGCACAATCAAATAGAAAACTGTATCTCTTTTATAAATGCTAAAGGAATATCTGTAGATAGTATCTATTCTGATATTAAAAGCGGCATGTCTTTGGACAGAAAGGGTTTTATGGAACTTCTTAATGCGGTAATGGCGTTTAAAATTAAGGCGGTTTATATTTCCTATAAAGACCGATTAGCTAGATTGAGCTATGAGTTAGTAGAAAAGCTATTTAGCGATTATGGCACTAAAATCGTTATTATCAATCAGTGTGAATCAATCAGTTTAGAGCAAGAACTGTTTGAGGACATCATGCAAACAATCCATTCTTTTTCTATGAAGATGTATTCTAAGTGCCGCATTGCTAAAAAGTTGCTTTTAGAGAGTAAGGTTAATCCAGCCTTGCTAAAATCTCTTAATGGGGAAACAGATGACCTTGACTGA